From Diospyros lotus cultivar Yz01 chromosome 4, ASM1463336v1, whole genome shotgun sequence, a single genomic window includes:
- the LOC127799559 gene encoding uncharacterized protein LOC127799559, with amino-acid sequence MFTNNRRQEERTGKYGTPRLQYLQDLVTQFQSTTSEESKEKILANLANFAYDPYNYVFLRQLNVLELFLDCITEPNEKLVEFGAGGICNSCVDPANAAIITQCGGVPLIIQCLSSPVRNTVSYAIGALYYLCNASNKEGILRPEVVDVMKRYAAAGAVSVTFSNLAQAFLDKHCCELQ; translated from the exons ATGTTCACCAATAATCGGAGGCAAGAAGAGCGCACTGGAAAATATGGAACTCCAAGGCTTCAATATCTTCAG GACTTGGTGACTCAGTTTCAGAGTACAACTAGTGAAG AATCAAAAGAGAAGATATTAGCTAATTTGGCCAACTTTGCCTACGATCCTTACAATTATGTCTTCCTACGCCAG CTCAATGTTTTGGAACTTTTTTTAGACTGCATAACTGAACCAAATGAGAAGCTTGTGGAATTTGGTGCTGGAGGGATCTGCAACTCTTGTGTTG ATCCTGCAAATGCAGCAATTATCACTCAATGTGGGGGGGTTCCTCTTATTATTCAATGCTTATCAAGTCCAGTTAGAAATACT GTAAGCTATGCCATTGGGGCTCTGTATTATCTCTGCAATGCTTCAAACAAGGAAGGGATATTGAGGCCTGAGGTGGTGGATGTCATGAAAAGGTATGCTGCAGCTGGTGCAGTTAGTGTAACCTTCAGCAATCTGGCTCAGGCATTTCTAGATAAACACTGCTGTGAACTCCAGTAA
- the LOC127799558 gene encoding peroxidase 12-like, with the protein MYSLPGCGKAAMAVEVAVLAALLFSSLNCFVCFQQQQAEALQLQTLPPLLEGLEWGFYESSCPDLESIIRTELAQVFAQDIGQAAGLLRLHFHDCFVQGCDGSVLIDGSFRGPNEKSATPNQSLRNESFRIINDLHQLIQQQCGTCVVSCTDIVTIAARDSVYLSGGPDYPIPLGRRDSLSYATRDETLASIPAPSDNTTVLLSTFASNNLSATDLVALSGGHTIGQGHCSAFDDRLYPTQDPTMNSTYADTLKAVCPVLNSTNATVLDIRTPNVFDNQYFVDLVNREGLFTSDQDLYTDNRTRDIVESFAADQDLFIQKFVEGMIKMGQMQVLTGTEGEIRVNCSAINAASPPANPPLASVVEVEEEAAAAEF; encoded by the exons ATGTATAGCTTACCAGGCTGTGGAAAAGCTGCCATGGCGGTGGAGGTGGCGGTGTTGGCTGCTCTGCTGTTTTCGTCTTTGAATTGCTTCGTCTGCTTCCAGCAGCAGCAAGCTGAGGCTCTACAGTTGCAGACGCTGCCGCCTTTGTTGGAAGGTCTGGAATGGGGTTTCTACGAGAGCAGCTGCCCCGACTTGGAGTCCATTATCAGGACGGAGCTCGCCCAGGTCTTCGCTCAGGACATCGGCCAGGCAGCCGGCTTGCTCCGGCTACACTTCCACGACTGCTTTGTCCAG GGATGTGACGGATCAGTGTTGATAGATGGATCATTCCGTGGTCCAAACGAGAAGAGCGCAACCCCAAACCAAAGTCTAAGGAATGAGTCATTCAGGATCATTAACGACCTCCACCAACTCATCCAGCAACAATGTGGAACCTGCGTCGTCTCCTGCACTGACATCGTCACTATCGCTGCTCGCGACTCTGTCTACCTG TCAGGCGGACCAGACTACCCAATTCCACTGGGGAGAAGGGATAGCCTCAGCTACGCCACTAGAGACGAGACCCTGGCGAGCATCCCGGCCCCATCAGACAACACCACGGTCCTCCTCTCCACGTTCGCCTCCAACAACCTCAGTGCCACTGACCTTGTGGCCCTCTCCGGCGGCCACACCATCGGGCAGGGCCACTGCTCTGCCTTCGATGACCGTCTCTACCCCACCCAGGACCCCACCATGAACTCAACCTACGCCGACACCCTCAAGGCCGTGTGCCCGGTCCTCAACTCCACCAATGCCACCGTCCTGGACATCAGAACTCCTAACGTATTCGACAACCAATACTTCGTGGATCTCGTGAACAGAGAGGGCCTGTTCACCTCTGACCAAGATCTGTACACCGATAATCGGACTCGGGACATTGTCGAGAGCTTCGCGGCCGACCAGGACCTGTTCATTCAGAAGTTCGTTGAAGGGATGATCAAGATGGGCCAGATGCAAGTGTTGACAGGAACAGAAGGCGAGATTCGAGTGAATTGTTCTGCGATTAATGCAGCTAGTCCGCCTGCAAATCCGCCCTTGGCATCCGTTGTTGAAGTGGAAGAGGAGGCAGCTGCAGCAGAATTCTAA